From the genome of Triticum aestivum cultivar Chinese Spring chromosome 3B, IWGSC CS RefSeq v2.1, whole genome shotgun sequence, one region includes:
- the LOC123066399 gene encoding probable leucine-rich repeat receptor-like protein kinase At5g49770, translated as MALPTAVVAGVAASVATLVLLAVAAAVCCWWLAARRSRTSDTASDETPPTLAEWGRCGRTSSAPDYQGARRFTLEEMSHATKNFSDANLVGAGTFGKVYMGLLLDGTVVAIKRRVGQPRQDFVDEVRRQSEIWHRNVVTLIGYCQDGGLQMLVFEHLPNGSVCGHLYDTGKESMTRLEFKQRLSIAIGAAKGLDHLHSLAPPLIHKGFKTSNVLVDENFIAKVSDAGVDRLLRGLEDPGSPLNGFRSGIYQDPEAHSLAQLSASSDVYSFGVFLLELITGREAASLVSPESTEPLAHWLESSGDEVADPRLGGSFTSEGMKELVGLTMQCLSPSVVRRRPKMRLVAAELDRILEKEMTLTTVMGDGTAIITLGSQLFTS; from the exons ATGGCATTGCCAACCGCGGTAGTAGCCGGCGTTGCCGCGTCCGTCGCCACGCTGGTGCTGCTGGCGGTCGCCGCTGCGGTCTGTTGCTGGTGGCTAGCGGCGCGCCGTAGCCGGACCTCCGACACCGCCTCCGACGAAACTCCTCCCACGCTGG CGGAGTGGGGCAGGTGCGGCCGGACGTCGTCGGCGCCGGACTACCAGGGCGCCAGGCGGTTCACGCTGGAGGAGATGTCCCACGCCACCAAGAACTTCAGCGACGCCAACCTCGTCGGCGCCGGCACCTTCGGGAAGGTGTACATGGGCCTCCTGCTCGACGGCACCGTCGTCGCCATCAAGCGCCGCGTCGGCCAGCCGCGCCAGGACTTCGTCGACGAG GTAAGGCGGCAGTCGGAGATCTGGCACCGGAACGTGGTGACCCTCATCGGCTACTGCCAGGACGGGGGTCTGCAGATGCTCGTCTTCGAGCACCTGCCCAACGGCAGCGTCTGCGGCCACCTATACG ATACCGGCAAAGAGTCCATGACAAGGCTGGAGTTCAAGCAGAGGCTCTCGATCGCCATCGGAGCAGCCAAAG GTCTGGACCATCTGCACAGCCTCGCGCCTCCCTTGATCCACAAGGGCTTCAAGACGAGCAACGTCCTGGTGGACGAGAACTTCATCGCCAAGGTGTCCGACGCCGGAGTCGACCGGCTGCTCCGAGGGCTCGAGGACCCCGGCTCGCCGCTGAACGGATTCCGTTCCGGCATCTACCAGGATCCAGA GGCACATTCCTTGGCACAGCTCTCTGCGAGCAGCGACGTGTACAGCTTTGGGGTTTTTCTTCTGGAGCTCATCACCGGCAGGGAGGCTGCAAGCTTGGTTTCTCCGGAATCAACCGAACCTCTCGCTCATTGG CTGGAGTCGTCAGGAGACGAGGTGGCGGACCCGAGGCTCGGCGGCAGCTTCACCTCAGAGGGCATGAAGGAGCTAGTCGGGCTGACAATGCAGTGCCTGAGCCCGTCGGTGGTGAGGAGGCGGCCCAAGATGCGTCTGGTCGCGGCGGAGCTCGACCGCATCCTAGAGAAGGAGATGACACTGACGACCGTCATGGGCGACGGCACCGCCATCATCACCCTCGGGAGCCAGCTCTTCACGTCATGA